The Balaenoptera acutorostrata chromosome 10, mBalAcu1.1, whole genome shotgun sequence genome has a window encoding:
- the TTC21A gene encoding tetratricopeptide repeat protein 21A isoform X3, producing the protein MTPLESGLLPRFQGRALLQLQAARGATGTLTRESPSARHHQTRTRSRGCPEMSSNDSSLMAGIIYYSQEKYFRHVQQAAAVGLEKFSNDPVLQFFKAYGVLREDREAIQELESSLKEIRKTASGTALYYAGLFLWLMGRHDKAKEYIDRTLKVSSSSREGYVLRGWVDLSSDKPHTVKKSIKYLEHGIQDTKDVLGLMGKATYFMMLQNYSGALEVVNQITVAWGSFLPALVLKMRLFLARQDWERTVETGHRILEKDESNIDACQILAVHDLAREGNITTAAKHVRNLIKALETREPQNPSLHLKKILVVGRLSGRHQAILRLVCSFLERTFMATSSYAHVATELGYLFILQDQVKEASLWYSEAMKLDESSMAALTGVIWCQILDGHLEEAEHQLEFLKEVQQSLGKSEVLVFLQALLASKKHKGEQEAAALLKEAAELHFSSMQALPLSSEYFERLDPLFLVCIAKEYLVFCPKQPRSPGQIVSPLLKQVSVILNPVVKAAPALIDPLYVMAQVKYLSGELENAQSTLQRCLELDPTSVDAYLLMSQIYLAQGNFAMCSHCLELGVSYNFQVRDHPLYHFIKARALNKSGDYPEAIKALKMIIKLPILKMEESRKFHGPSVRPSERVSILLELADALRMNGELHEATKVMQDTINEFSGTPEEIRITIANVDLALSKGNVDLALSILRNITPKQPCYTEAKEKMASIYLQTRKDVHLYIGCYRELCEHLPGPHTSLLLGDAFMNIQEVSEGLVTSPSGPLPPKTYFSSEREERDCGPFPHQPEKALEVYDEAYRKNPHDASLISRIGQAYVKTHQYTKAINYYEAAQKISGQDFLCCDLAELLLKLKKFNKAEKVLKQALDHDFVKDIPSMMNDVKCLLLLAKVYKSHKKEDVMDTLNKAMDLQSRILTRVPLEQPEMIPSQKQLAASICNHFGEYYLAEKEYAKAVQSYKDALSYSPIDNKVVLELARLYLLQGHLDLCEQHCAILLQTEKNHETASVMMADLMFRKQNYEAAINLYHQVLEEAPDNFPVLNKLIDLLRRSGKLEDAPAFFELAKKVSSRVPLEPGFNYCRGIYCWHIGQPNEALKFLNKARKDSTWGQSATYYMVQICLNPDNEIVGGEAFENLVTESKKELEQHGVRTAEKLLREFYPHSAWGQTQLRLLQSLCLLATREKANMEAALGTFIEMAQAEKDSIPALLAVAQAYSLLKQVPKARTQLKRLAKAPWTLAEAEDLEKSWLLLADIYCQGGKFDLASELLRRCMQYNKSCCKAYEYMGFIMEREQSYKDAATNYELAWKYSHHANPASGFKLAFNYLKDKRFVEAIEVCHDVLKQHPNYPRIREEILEKAQGSLRP; encoded by the exons ATGACGCCCTTAGAGAGCGGCCTGCTGCCCCGTTTCCAAGGACGCGCGCTCCTCCAACTGCAGGCCGCGAGAGGCGCGACCGGGACCCTGACTCGGGAATCCCCCTCCGCGAGGCACCACCAGACCCGGACTCGGAGCCGCGGGTGCCCGGAGATGAGCAGCAATGACTCCTCCCTTATG GCTGGGATCATTTATTACAGCCAAGAAAAGTACTTCCGCCATGTGCAGCAGGCCGCGGCCGTGGGCCTGGAAAAATTCAGCAATGACCCAGTGCTGCAGTTCTTTAAAGCCTATGGAGTCCTCAGGGAAG ACCGAGAAGCAATTCAGGAACTTGAGAGCAGCCTGAAGGAAATCCGCAAGACAGCCAGCGGGACTGCCCTGTACTATGCCGGCCTCTTCCTCTGGCTCATGGGCCGCCATGACAAGGCCAAGGAGTACATTGACCGCACGTTGAAGGTCTCCAGCAGCTCCAGAGAG GGCTACGTGCTCAGAGGCTGGGTGGACCTCAGCTCAGACAAGCCCCACACGGTGAAGAAGTCCATCAAGTACCTGGAGCATGGCATTCAGGACACCAAAGATGTTCTGGGGCTGATGGGAAAG GCAACGTACTTCATGATGCTGCAGAACTACTCGGGGGCCCTGGAGGTGGTGAACCAGATCACCGTAGCCTGGGGCAGTTTCCTGCCGGCCTTGGTCCTAAAGATGCGGCTGTTCTTGGCTCGGCAGGACTGGGAGCGGACAGTAGAAACGGGACACAG AATCCTAGAAAAAGATGAAAGCAATATTGATGCCTGCCAAATTCTAGCTGTGCATGACCTTGCAAGAGAAGGAAACATAACCACA GCTGCCAAGCATGTTAGAAATCTGATTAAGGCGCTGGAAACAAGAGAGCCCCAAAATCCAAGcctccatcttaaaaaaattcttgtggTGGGCAGACTG TCTGGGAGGCACCAGGCGATTCTGCGGCTGGTGTGTAGCTTCCTCGAGCGAACCTTCATGGCCACATCCTCCTACGCCCACGTGGCCACAGAGCTGGGCTACCTCTTCATCCTGCAGGACCAAGTGAAGGAGGCATCTCTGTGGTACTCGGAGGCCATGAAACTGGACGAGAGCAGCATGGCTGCCTTGACGG GGGTCATCTGGTGCCAGATCTTAGACGGCCACCTGGAAGAGGCTGAGCACCAGCTGGAATTCCTGAAGGAGGTGCAGCAGTCCCTTGGGAAGTCCGAG GTGCTGGTTTTCCTCCAAGCCCTCCTGGCTTCCAAGAAGCACAAGGGGGAGCAGGAGGCCGCAGCACTGCTGAAGGAAGCGGCCGAGCTGCACTTCTCCAGCATGCAGGCCCTCCCCCTGAGCTCCGAGTACTTCGAAAGGCTTGACCCCCTCTTCCTGGTCTGCATCGCCAAGGAGTACTTGGTCTTCTGCCCCAAGCAG CCCCGGTCGCCAGGCCAGATCGTGTCTCCACTTCTTAAACAAGTCTCTGTGATCCTGAATCCTGTAGTCAAGGCAGCACCAGCCCTGATCGACCCGCTGTATGTGATGGCCCAGGTCAAGTATCTCTCAG gAGAGTTAGAGAATGCCCAGAGCACCCTGCAGCGTTGCCTGGAGCTTGACCCCACCTCCGTGGACGCCTACCTCCTCATGTCTCAGATCTACCTGGCTCAGGGCAACTTTGCCATGTGCTCCCACTGCCTGGAGCTGGGCGTCAGCTACAACTTCCAG GTCCGAGACCACCCCCTCTACCACTTCATCAAGGCCAGGGCCCTCAACAAGTCTGGAGACTACCCAGAAGCCATAAAGGCACTGAAGATGATCATAAAATTACCAAttctgaagatggaagaaagcaGGAAGTTCCATGGGCCCTCTGTGCGGCCCAGCGAGCGGGTATCCATCTTACTGGAATTGGCAGATGCCCTCCGGATGAATGGGGAGCTG CACGAGGCCACTAAGGTCATGCAGGACACCATCAACGAGTTCAGCGGCACGCCGGAGGAGATCCGCATCACCATCGCCAACGTGGATTTGGCCCTGAGCAAGGGGAACGTGGACCTGGCACTGAGCATTCTGAGGAACATCACGCCCAAGCAGCCCTGCTACACGGAGGCCAAGGAGAAGATGGCCAGCATCTACCTGCAGACCCGCAAGGATGTCCACCTCTACATCGGGTGCTACCG GGAGCTCTGTGAACATCTGCCTGGCCCTCACACCAGCCTGCTACTGGGTGATGCTTTCATGAACATTCAGGAGGTGAGTGAAGGTCTCGTGACCTCACCAAgtggccccctcccccccaaaacttACTTCTCCagtgagagggaagagagagactgCGGACCCTTTCCCCACCAGCCTGAGAAGGCCCTTGAGGTCTACGACGAGGCCTACAGAAAGAACCCACACGACGCATCCCTGATCAGCAGGATTGGGCAAGCTTATGTGAAGACCCACCAGTACACCAAG GCGATTAATTATTATGAGGCCGCCCAGAAGATTAGCGGACAGGACTTTTTGTGCTGCGATCTGGCTGAACTGCTCCTGAAGTTAAAGAAGttcaataaagcagaaaaagtTTTGAAGCAGGCACTGGATCATGACTTTG TCAAAGACATCCCATCCATGATGAATGATGTCAAGTGCTTGCTTTTGCTGGCAAAGGTTTAcaagagccataaaaaagaagatgtgatggACACTTTGAACAAG GCCATGGACCTCCAGTCTCGGATCCTGACGCGTGTTCCCCTGGAGCAACCAGAAATGATCCCCTCCCAGAAGCAACTGGCAGCCTCCATCTGCAACCACTTTGGGGAGTACTACCTGGCAGAGAAGGAGTATGCCAAGGCAGTGCAGTCTTACAAAGATGCCCTCTCCTACTCACCCATTGACAATAAG GTGGTGCTGGAGCTGGCACGGCTCTACCTGCTGCAGGGCCACCTGGACTTGTGCGAGCAGCACTGCGCCATCCTCCTGCAGACGGAGAAGAACCATGAGACAGCCTCCGTG ATGATGGCTGACCTGATGTTTAGAAAACAGAACTACGAAGCTGCCATCAACCTCTACCACCAAGTCCTAGAGGAAGCGCCAG ACAATTTTCCTGTGTTGAACAAACTAATCGATCTGCTACGAAGAAGTGGCAAACTTGAGGACGCCCCTGCCTTCTTTGAATTGGCCAAGAAGGTGTCCAGCCGGGTGCCTTTGGAGCCAGGGTTCAACTACTGCAGAGGCATCTACTGCTG GCACATAGGGCAACCCAACGAAGCCCTGAAGTTCCTAAACAAAGCGCGCAAGGACAGCACTTGGGGCCAGAGCGCCACCTACTACATGGTGCAAATCTGTCTGAACCCAGACAATGAGATCGTGGGTGGAGAGGCTTTCGAGAACCTGGTTACTGAGAGCAA GAAGGAGTTGGAGCAGCACGGCGTGCGCACTGCTGAGAAGCTGCTGCGGGAGTTCTACCCGCACTCGGCCTGGGGCCAGACCCAGCTGCGGCTGCTGCAGAGCCTGTGCCTGCTGGCCACCAGGGAGAAGGCTAACATGGAGGCGGCGCTGGGCACCTTCATTGAGATGGCCCAGGCCGAG AAGGACAGCATTCCTGCCCTGCTGGCCGTGGCACAGGCCTACTCGCTGCTGAAGCAGGTCCCCAAAGCACGCACGCAGCTGAAGCGTCTGGCCAAGGCCCCATGGACGCTGGCCGAGGCCGAGGACCTGGAGAAGAGCTGGCTCCTGCTGGCCGACATCTACTGCCAGGGCGGCAAGTTCGACCTGGCCTCGGAGCTGCTGCGGCGCTGCATGCAGTACAACAAG TCCTGCTGCAAGGCCTACGAGTACATGGGCTTCATCATGGAGAGAGAACAGTCGTACAAGGACGCAGCCACCAACTATGAGCTGGCCTGGAAGTACAGCCATCATGCCAACCCTGCCAGCG GCTTCAAACTCGCTTTCAACTACTTGAAGGACAAGAGATTCGTGGAGGCCATCGAAGTCTGCCACGAT GTCCTCAAGCAGCACCCCAACTACCccagaatcagagaagaaattttggaaaaggCCCAAGGGTCTCTGAGGCCCTAG
- the TTC21A gene encoding tetratricopeptide repeat protein 21A isoform X4 encodes MTPLESGLLPRFQGRALLQLQAARGATGTLTRESPSARHHQTRTRSRGCPEMSSNDSSLMAGIIYYSQEKYFRHVQQAAAVGLEKFSNDPVLQFFKAYGVLREERIQDAISSLESIQNHPDVSLCSVMALIYAHKCCETIDREAIQELESSLKEIRKTASGTALYYAGLFLWLMGRHDKAKEYIDRTLKVSSSSREGYVLRGWVDLSSDKPHTVKKSIKYLEHGIQDTKDVLGLMGKATYFMMLQNYSGALEVVNQITVAWGSFLPALVLKMRLFLARQDWERTVETGHRILEKDESNIDACQILAVHDLAREGNITTAAKHVRNLIKALETREPQNPSLHLKKILVVGRLSGRHQAILRLVCSFLERTFMATSSYAHVATELGYLFILQDQVKEASLWYSEAMKLDESSMAALTGVIWCQILDGHLEEAEHQLEFLKEVQQSLGKSEVLVFLQALLASKKHKGEQEAAALLKEAAELHFSSMQALPLSSEYFERLDPLFLVCIAKEYLVFCPKQPRSPGQIVSPLLKQVSVILNPVVKAAPALIDPLYVMAQVKYLSGELENAQSTLQRCLELDPTSVDAYLLMSQIYLAQGNFAMCSHCLELGVSYNFQVRDHPLYHFIKARALNKSGDYPEAIKALKMIIKLPILKMEESRKFHGPSVRPSERVSILLELADALRMNGELHEATKVMQDTINEFSGTPEEIRITIANVDLALSKGNVDLALSILRNITPKQPCYTEAKEKMASIYLQTRKDVHLYIGCYRELCEHLPGPHTSLLLGDAFMNIQEVSEGLVTSPSGPLPPKTYFSSEREERDCGPFPHQPEKALEVYDEAYRKNPHDASLISRIGQAYVKTHQYTKAINYYEAAQKISGQDFLCCDLAELLLKLKKFNKAEKVLKQALDHDFVKDIPSMMNDVKCLLLLAKVYKSHKKEDVMDTLNKAMDLQSRILTRVPLEQPEMIPSQKQLAASICNHFGEYYLAEKEYAKAVQSYKDALSYSPIDNKVVLELARLYLLQGHLDLCEQHCAILLQTEKNHETASVMMADLMFRKQNYEAAINLYHQVLEEAPDNFPVLNKLIDLLRRSGKLEDAPAFFELAKKVSSRVPLEPGFNYCRGIYCWHIGQPNEALKFLNKARKDSTWGQSATYYMVQICLNPDNEIVGGEAFENLVTESKKELEQHGVRTAEKLLREFYPHSAWGQTQLRLLQSLCLLATREKANMEAALGTFIEMAQAEKDSIPALLAVAQAYSLLKQVPKARTQLKRLAKAPWTLAEAEDLEKSWLLLADIYCQGGKFDLASELLRRCMQYNKRL; translated from the exons ATGACGCCCTTAGAGAGCGGCCTGCTGCCCCGTTTCCAAGGACGCGCGCTCCTCCAACTGCAGGCCGCGAGAGGCGCGACCGGGACCCTGACTCGGGAATCCCCCTCCGCGAGGCACCACCAGACCCGGACTCGGAGCCGCGGGTGCCCGGAGATGAGCAGCAATGACTCCTCCCTTATG GCTGGGATCATTTATTACAGCCAAGAAAAGTACTTCCGCCATGTGCAGCAGGCCGCGGCCGTGGGCCTGGAAAAATTCAGCAATGACCCAGTGCTGCAGTTCTTTAAAGCCTATGGAGTCCTCAGGGAAG AGCGCATCCAGGATGCCATCAGCAGCCTAGAGAGCATCCAGAATCACCCAGACGTGTCCCTGTGCTCCGTCATGGCTCTCATTTATGCTCACAAGTGCTGTGAAACCATCG ACCGAGAAGCAATTCAGGAACTTGAGAGCAGCCTGAAGGAAATCCGCAAGACAGCCAGCGGGACTGCCCTGTACTATGCCGGCCTCTTCCTCTGGCTCATGGGCCGCCATGACAAGGCCAAGGAGTACATTGACCGCACGTTGAAGGTCTCCAGCAGCTCCAGAGAG GGCTACGTGCTCAGAGGCTGGGTGGACCTCAGCTCAGACAAGCCCCACACGGTGAAGAAGTCCATCAAGTACCTGGAGCATGGCATTCAGGACACCAAAGATGTTCTGGGGCTGATGGGAAAG GCAACGTACTTCATGATGCTGCAGAACTACTCGGGGGCCCTGGAGGTGGTGAACCAGATCACCGTAGCCTGGGGCAGTTTCCTGCCGGCCTTGGTCCTAAAGATGCGGCTGTTCTTGGCTCGGCAGGACTGGGAGCGGACAGTAGAAACGGGACACAG AATCCTAGAAAAAGATGAAAGCAATATTGATGCCTGCCAAATTCTAGCTGTGCATGACCTTGCAAGAGAAGGAAACATAACCACA GCTGCCAAGCATGTTAGAAATCTGATTAAGGCGCTGGAAACAAGAGAGCCCCAAAATCCAAGcctccatcttaaaaaaattcttgtggTGGGCAGACTG TCTGGGAGGCACCAGGCGATTCTGCGGCTGGTGTGTAGCTTCCTCGAGCGAACCTTCATGGCCACATCCTCCTACGCCCACGTGGCCACAGAGCTGGGCTACCTCTTCATCCTGCAGGACCAAGTGAAGGAGGCATCTCTGTGGTACTCGGAGGCCATGAAACTGGACGAGAGCAGCATGGCTGCCTTGACGG GGGTCATCTGGTGCCAGATCTTAGACGGCCACCTGGAAGAGGCTGAGCACCAGCTGGAATTCCTGAAGGAGGTGCAGCAGTCCCTTGGGAAGTCCGAG GTGCTGGTTTTCCTCCAAGCCCTCCTGGCTTCCAAGAAGCACAAGGGGGAGCAGGAGGCCGCAGCACTGCTGAAGGAAGCGGCCGAGCTGCACTTCTCCAGCATGCAGGCCCTCCCCCTGAGCTCCGAGTACTTCGAAAGGCTTGACCCCCTCTTCCTGGTCTGCATCGCCAAGGAGTACTTGGTCTTCTGCCCCAAGCAG CCCCGGTCGCCAGGCCAGATCGTGTCTCCACTTCTTAAACAAGTCTCTGTGATCCTGAATCCTGTAGTCAAGGCAGCACCAGCCCTGATCGACCCGCTGTATGTGATGGCCCAGGTCAAGTATCTCTCAG gAGAGTTAGAGAATGCCCAGAGCACCCTGCAGCGTTGCCTGGAGCTTGACCCCACCTCCGTGGACGCCTACCTCCTCATGTCTCAGATCTACCTGGCTCAGGGCAACTTTGCCATGTGCTCCCACTGCCTGGAGCTGGGCGTCAGCTACAACTTCCAG GTCCGAGACCACCCCCTCTACCACTTCATCAAGGCCAGGGCCCTCAACAAGTCTGGAGACTACCCAGAAGCCATAAAGGCACTGAAGATGATCATAAAATTACCAAttctgaagatggaagaaagcaGGAAGTTCCATGGGCCCTCTGTGCGGCCCAGCGAGCGGGTATCCATCTTACTGGAATTGGCAGATGCCCTCCGGATGAATGGGGAGCTG CACGAGGCCACTAAGGTCATGCAGGACACCATCAACGAGTTCAGCGGCACGCCGGAGGAGATCCGCATCACCATCGCCAACGTGGATTTGGCCCTGAGCAAGGGGAACGTGGACCTGGCACTGAGCATTCTGAGGAACATCACGCCCAAGCAGCCCTGCTACACGGAGGCCAAGGAGAAGATGGCCAGCATCTACCTGCAGACCCGCAAGGATGTCCACCTCTACATCGGGTGCTACCG GGAGCTCTGTGAACATCTGCCTGGCCCTCACACCAGCCTGCTACTGGGTGATGCTTTCATGAACATTCAGGAGGTGAGTGAAGGTCTCGTGACCTCACCAAgtggccccctcccccccaaaacttACTTCTCCagtgagagggaagagagagactgCGGACCCTTTCCCCACCAGCCTGAGAAGGCCCTTGAGGTCTACGACGAGGCCTACAGAAAGAACCCACACGACGCATCCCTGATCAGCAGGATTGGGCAAGCTTATGTGAAGACCCACCAGTACACCAAG GCGATTAATTATTATGAGGCCGCCCAGAAGATTAGCGGACAGGACTTTTTGTGCTGCGATCTGGCTGAACTGCTCCTGAAGTTAAAGAAGttcaataaagcagaaaaagtTTTGAAGCAGGCACTGGATCATGACTTTG TCAAAGACATCCCATCCATGATGAATGATGTCAAGTGCTTGCTTTTGCTGGCAAAGGTTTAcaagagccataaaaaagaagatgtgatggACACTTTGAACAAG GCCATGGACCTCCAGTCTCGGATCCTGACGCGTGTTCCCCTGGAGCAACCAGAAATGATCCCCTCCCAGAAGCAACTGGCAGCCTCCATCTGCAACCACTTTGGGGAGTACTACCTGGCAGAGAAGGAGTATGCCAAGGCAGTGCAGTCTTACAAAGATGCCCTCTCCTACTCACCCATTGACAATAAG GTGGTGCTGGAGCTGGCACGGCTCTACCTGCTGCAGGGCCACCTGGACTTGTGCGAGCAGCACTGCGCCATCCTCCTGCAGACGGAGAAGAACCATGAGACAGCCTCCGTG ATGATGGCTGACCTGATGTTTAGAAAACAGAACTACGAAGCTGCCATCAACCTCTACCACCAAGTCCTAGAGGAAGCGCCAG ACAATTTTCCTGTGTTGAACAAACTAATCGATCTGCTACGAAGAAGTGGCAAACTTGAGGACGCCCCTGCCTTCTTTGAATTGGCCAAGAAGGTGTCCAGCCGGGTGCCTTTGGAGCCAGGGTTCAACTACTGCAGAGGCATCTACTGCTG GCACATAGGGCAACCCAACGAAGCCCTGAAGTTCCTAAACAAAGCGCGCAAGGACAGCACTTGGGGCCAGAGCGCCACCTACTACATGGTGCAAATCTGTCTGAACCCAGACAATGAGATCGTGGGTGGAGAGGCTTTCGAGAACCTGGTTACTGAGAGCAA GAAGGAGTTGGAGCAGCACGGCGTGCGCACTGCTGAGAAGCTGCTGCGGGAGTTCTACCCGCACTCGGCCTGGGGCCAGACCCAGCTGCGGCTGCTGCAGAGCCTGTGCCTGCTGGCCACCAGGGAGAAGGCTAACATGGAGGCGGCGCTGGGCACCTTCATTGAGATGGCCCAGGCCGAG AAGGACAGCATTCCTGCCCTGCTGGCCGTGGCACAGGCCTACTCGCTGCTGAAGCAGGTCCCCAAAGCACGCACGCAGCTGAAGCGTCTGGCCAAGGCCCCATGGACGCTGGCCGAGGCCGAGGACCTGGAGAAGAGCTGGCTCCTGCTGGCCGACATCTACTGCCAGGGCGGCAAGTTCGACCTGGCCTCGGAGCTGCTGCGGCGCTGCATGCAGTACAACAAG AGGCTCTGA